Proteins encoded within one genomic window of Spirulina major PCC 6313:
- a CDS encoding cyclic nucleotide-binding domain-containing protein: MEPPKIGEILQQESTIVQQMILRPLAAGEVLFRRGDLGTAFYVIQSGRVRISTVDRQGQDIILNTMEAGESFGELALIDQLPRTATAIAMEPSTVLQLERDCFLQAIYDSPLLMQWVLQLMGDRARHMTEYIEHLGYWANQMIEGSYRQALTTIESVTTHTDERALIAASDSLAKVTEAVQSREELLRQQMQQPLVTIDPVKRDRDVRQITDTPYFQELLTLSRQLRRA, encoded by the coding sequence ATGGAACCACCCAAGATTGGCGAAATTTTGCAACAGGAGTCTACGATTGTCCAGCAGATGATCCTGCGGCCGTTAGCCGCCGGCGAGGTGCTGTTTCGACGGGGGGATCTCGGCACGGCGTTTTATGTGATCCAATCCGGACGAGTGCGAATCTCGACGGTGGATCGTCAAGGACAGGATATTATTCTCAATACGATGGAAGCGGGGGAGAGTTTTGGGGAATTGGCGTTAATTGATCAGCTACCCCGGACGGCCACGGCGATCGCGATGGAACCCAGCACGGTGCTGCAATTGGAGCGCGATTGCTTTTTACAAGCCATCTATGATTCGCCACTGTTGATGCAGTGGGTGTTGCAGTTGATGGGCGATCGCGCTCGTCACATGACGGAATATATTGAACACCTGGGCTATTGGGCGAACCAAATGATCGAAGGGAGCTATCGCCAAGCCTTGACGACCATTGAATCGGTGACCACCCATACCGACGAGCGGGCCTTGATCGCTGCGTCGGATTCGTTGGCGAAGGTGACCGAGGCGGTGCAGTCGCGGGAAGAATTATTACGCCAACAGATGCAGCAGCCATTGGTGACGATTGATCCCGTCAAGCGCGATCGCGACGTGCGCCAAATCACCGACACCCCCTATTTCCAAGAATTGCTCACCCTCTCGCGCCAGCTACGGCGGGCTTGA
- a CDS encoding DUF58 domain-containing protein, which yields MIPSLRSYGLFGLGAIAVVALAQRFPVDQVTAVMLLYDLGLLVLMGMDGNRARRQRATLARLPLGRLAVGRDNPVTMTVTAGNFPARLRVCDRPPSTFPVSTRQFHLDLAPHAHQELTYMIRPDRRGVVPWGNLQGRQVGPWGLAAWDWQESAATEVAVYPDLIGLRSLSIRLALQNTGTFRQARTLGQGTEFQELREYRTGDDLRLIDWKATARRSQPLVRVLEPEREQTLIILLDQGRLMTAQVQGLQRFDWGMNAALALAMAGLSRGDRVGIGVFDKTLNTWLPPECGNHRLAPLIERLTPLQPTFTEPDYFGTVQQIIRHQSRRALIVLLTDIIDRTASAELLAALTRLTPRYLPFCVTLRDPQVDRCAHQTATTLPAAYEQAIALDLLAQRQAVFATLKQQGVLVLDAPADRITEPLIDQYLRLKTRSRL from the coding sequence ATCATTCCCAGTCTGCGGAGTTACGGCCTCTTCGGGCTGGGGGCGATCGCAGTGGTGGCCTTGGCCCAACGGTTTCCCGTTGACCAGGTAACAGCCGTGATGCTCCTCTATGACCTGGGGTTGCTGGTGCTGATGGGCATGGATGGGAATCGGGCACGACGACAGCGGGCGACTTTGGCGCGGCTCCCGCTGGGGCGGCTTGCGGTGGGGCGAGATAATCCCGTGACGATGACCGTGACGGCGGGCAACTTTCCCGCCCGGTTGAGGGTCTGCGATCGCCCCCCATCGACCTTTCCCGTTTCAACGCGACAGTTTCACCTCGACCTCGCCCCCCACGCTCACCAAGAACTCACCTACATGATCCGCCCCGATCGGCGCGGGGTTGTGCCCTGGGGCAATCTCCAAGGCCGCCAGGTGGGTCCCTGGGGCTTGGCGGCGTGGGATTGGCAAGAATCAGCGGCGACGGAGGTGGCGGTGTATCCGGACTTGATCGGGTTGCGATCGCTCTCGATTCGCCTCGCGTTGCAAAATACCGGCACATTTCGCCAAGCCCGCACCCTCGGTCAAGGTACGGAATTTCAAGAACTACGGGAGTACCGCACCGGGGACGATCTGCGCTTGATTGATTGGAAGGCAACGGCGCGGCGATCGCAGCCCCTCGTGCGCGTGTTAGAACCCGAACGCGAGCAAACCCTGATCATTCTTCTCGATCAAGGCCGGTTAATGACCGCCCAAGTCCAAGGGTTACAGCGGTTTGATTGGGGGATGAATGCGGCGCTCGCCTTGGCCATGGCGGGGCTGAGTCGGGGCGATCGCGTCGGCATCGGGGTCTTTGATAAAACCCTCAACACCTGGCTCCCCCCCGAATGCGGCAACCACCGCCTCGCCCCCCTGATCGAACGCCTCACCCCGTTGCAACCCACCTTCACCGAACCGGACTACTTCGGCACGGTTCAACAGATCATCCGCCACCAAAGCCGCCGCGCCCTGATCGTCCTCCTCACGGACATCATCGATCGCACCGCCTCCGCCGAACTCCTCGCCGCCCTCACCCGCCTCACCCCCCGCTATCTCCCCTTCTGCGTCACCCTCCGCGATCCCCAAGTAGACCGCTGCGCCCACCAAACCGCCACCACCCTCCCCGCCGCCTACGAGCAAGCGATCGCCCTCGACCTCCTCGCCCAACGCCAAGCCGTCTTCGCCACCCTCAAGCAACAGGGTGTCCTCGTCCTTGATGCCCCCGCCGATCGCATTACTGAACCCCTGATCGACCAATACCTCCGCCTCAAAACCCGCAGCCGCCTCTAG
- a CDS encoding GDYXXLXY domain-containing protein, with product MATTPASWRFWLPLAAQMALIIGLPSQAILTYVAGETVMLQTVPVDPYDLLRGYSQTLSYQISNLDQLRTLPGWNAVYQAQEQQPDRAVSFYLTLTSPVEPSTTERPAPWQPVAIGLTPPEDLNADEVTLQGVLQYNQVTYGLERYYMPEDQRDRINDEIADLNRRFGNNPPMGVEIRVREKGASVPVTLWVGDRAYRF from the coding sequence ATGGCTACAACCCCAGCTTCCTGGCGATTTTGGCTGCCATTAGCGGCGCAAATGGCGTTAATTATTGGCCTGCCAAGCCAGGCGATTTTAACCTATGTTGCCGGGGAAACAGTAATGCTTCAAACCGTGCCCGTTGATCCCTACGATCTCTTGCGGGGCTATTCCCAAACCCTGAGCTACCAAATTTCTAATCTGGATCAGTTGCGGACGTTGCCGGGGTGGAATGCGGTGTATCAAGCCCAGGAACAACAGCCCGATCGCGCCGTCTCCTTTTATCTCACTCTCACCTCTCCCGTTGAACCGTCCACCACGGAACGCCCCGCCCCCTGGCAGCCCGTGGCCATTGGCCTCACGCCCCCGGAGGATCTCAACGCGGATGAGGTGACGTTACAAGGGGTGTTGCAGTACAACCAAGTGACCTATGGCCTGGAACGGTACTATATGCCCGAAGATCAGCGCGATCGCATCAACGACGAAATCGCCGATCTCAATCGTCGTTTTGGCAACAATCCGCCGATGGGGGTAGAAATTCGGGTGCGGGAAAAGGGGGCATCCGTACCGGTGACGCTCTGGGTGGGCGATCGCGCCTATCGCTTCTAA
- a CDS encoding sensor histidine kinase codes for MARFRLSTRLLLSHLLVMVVGLGTFTLIAKFSSPRFFVLRLEQLEQRGLVTVRSARTYLIDGFESAWNSSSLWSVIIGGTTAGGLSLWLSQRITQPLGTMATITQKFASGQLQERMPTTEIPELNELAQSFNRMANSLEGVEKRRRELIGDLTHELRTPLTVMRGYLEELSDGGLEPSPELYLRLVRETKRLERLTHDLQELSKAEAGYLPIQLQRVELLPLLRGMVERFQDQLIDDNPRLRLDCPVDLPMVWADFDRTEQVVMNLVGNALRYTEAGEITLKAWGADKCVWVAVIDTGVGIAAADLPYVFERFWRADRSRSLHSGGTGIGLAITRRLVELQNGQIEVESELDRGSTFKFCLPVA; via the coding sequence ATGGCACGATTTAGGCTCAGTACCCGGCTGCTGCTCTCCCATCTCTTGGTGATGGTGGTGGGGCTAGGGACGTTCACGTTGATTGCTAAATTTTCCTCGCCCCGTTTTTTTGTGTTGCGCTTGGAGCAGTTGGAGCAACGGGGTTTAGTGACGGTGCGATCGGCGCGTACCTATTTAATCGACGGGTTTGAAAGTGCCTGGAATAGCAGCAGCCTCTGGTCGGTGATCATTGGCGGCACGACGGCGGGCGGCCTGAGTTTGTGGCTCTCCCAGCGCATCACCCAACCCCTCGGAACCATGGCGACCATCACGCAAAAATTTGCATCGGGCCAACTCCAAGAACGAATGCCGACGACAGAAATCCCCGAATTAAATGAACTGGCCCAAAGTTTTAACCGGATGGCCAACAGTTTAGAGGGGGTGGAAAAACGCCGCCGGGAACTGATTGGCGACTTGACCCATGAGTTGCGCACGCCCTTAACGGTGATGCGCGGTTATCTAGAAGAACTCTCTGATGGGGGGCTAGAACCGTCGCCGGAACTTTATCTGCGTTTGGTACGAGAAACGAAACGTCTTGAACGCTTAACCCACGATTTACAGGAACTATCGAAGGCGGAGGCGGGCTATTTGCCGATTCAACTGCAACGGGTGGAGTTGTTGCCGTTGTTGCGGGGGATGGTGGAACGGTTTCAAGATCAGTTGATTGATGATAATCCTCGGTTGCGGTTGGATTGCCCGGTGGACTTGCCGATGGTGTGGGCGGATTTCGATCGCACGGAACAGGTGGTGATGAATTTGGTGGGGAATGCGCTGCGCTATACAGAAGCAGGCGAGATTACGCTCAAAGCTTGGGGGGCGGATAAGTGCGTCTGGGTGGCGGTGATTGATACGGGGGTGGGGATTGCGGCGGCGGATTTGCCCTATGTGTTTGAACGGTTTTGGCGGGCGGATCGATCGCGATCGCTCCACTCTGGCGGCACGGGGATCGGGTTGGCGATTACCCGCCGTCTGGTGGAACTCCAAAACGGCCAGATTGAAGTCGAAAGCGAGCTAGACCGGGGCAGCACCTTTAAGTTTTGCCTCCCTGTTGCCTAG
- the cphA gene encoding cyanophycin synthetase gives MKILKTLTLRGPNYWSIRYPKLIVMRLDLEDLDEVYSNQIEGFYDGLCDVLPSLIEHYCSPGYRGGFLERVQNGTLMGHIIEHVALELQEMAGMTAGFGRTRETGDRGVYNVVFEYVDEQAGRYAGRAAVRLCQSIVDTGTYPDSELEQDLADLRELAANASLGPSTETIITEAEARKIPWLNLSARAMIQLGYGANSKRIQATLSDHSSILSVELACDKEGTKLMLRDAGIPVPRGTVIRYIDELQDAIDDVGGYPIVLKPLDGNHGRGITIDINSWDEAEGAYDLASEASKTHSVIVERYYQGSDHRILVINGKVVAVAERIPAHVVGDDHHTISALIDRTNEDPRRGEGHDNVLTKIKLDKTATDVLARQGYSLDSIPPDGERVYLRATANLSTGGSAIDRTDEIHPENIWIAQRVVKTIGLDIAGIDVVTSDISKPLRETDGVIVEVNAAPGFRMHAAPSAGLPRNVGAAVLDLLFPDGASPRIPIVAITGTNGKTTTTRLIAHIFRQTGKTIGFTTTDGIYVGNYLVEKGDTTGPQSAQVILKDPTVEVAILETARGGILRSGVAFDQCDVGVVLNVAADHLGIGDINTVEQMAHVKSVIAEVAAPSGYAVLNADDPLVAKMAERAKAKIAYFSMDPDNPVLQDHLRRGKLAAVYENGYLSIMEGNWTLRIEEAKNIPITLAGMAPFMIANALAACLAAFAQGVDVEEIRQGVRTFQLSSEQTPGRMNLFDLDRYHALVDYAHNPAGYEALGGFVKNWQGQRVGIVGAPGDRRDEDLILLGALAADMFDRILVKEDQDRRGRAEGAVADLIVRGITQAQPDARYEVILNEEKAIAVGLDEVEDGGLVVITPESVSSAIALIEARQPR, from the coding sequence ATGAAAATCCTCAAGACTCTCACCCTACGTGGCCCGAACTATTGGAGTATTCGCTACCCGAAGCTGATTGTGATGCGTCTTGATCTTGAAGATCTCGACGAGGTGTATTCCAACCAAATTGAGGGTTTTTATGATGGTCTCTGTGATGTTCTGCCCAGCCTGATCGAGCATTACTGTTCACCGGGGTATCGGGGTGGCTTTCTCGAACGGGTGCAAAACGGGACATTAATGGGGCATATCATCGAACATGTGGCCCTCGAACTCCAAGAAATGGCAGGGATGACAGCCGGGTTTGGGCGGACGCGGGAAACGGGCGATCGCGGCGTTTACAATGTCGTCTTTGAATATGTCGATGAGCAGGCCGGCCGCTACGCGGGCCGCGCCGCTGTCCGCCTCTGTCAAAGCATTGTAGACACCGGCACCTATCCGGACTCCGAACTCGAACAGGACTTAGCCGATCTGCGCGAATTAGCCGCCAACGCATCCCTTGGGCCCAGCACTGAAACCATCATCACCGAAGCCGAAGCCCGGAAAATCCCCTGGCTCAACCTCAGTGCGCGAGCGATGATCCAACTGGGCTACGGGGCCAACTCCAAACGCATCCAAGCCACCCTCTCCGACCACTCCAGCATCCTCAGCGTCGAACTCGCCTGCGACAAAGAAGGCACGAAACTCATGCTTCGGGATGCTGGCATTCCCGTTCCCCGTGGCACCGTCATTCGCTATATCGATGAACTGCAAGATGCGATCGACGATGTGGGCGGCTACCCCATCGTCCTCAAACCCCTCGACGGCAACCATGGCCGCGGCATCACCATCGACATCAATAGCTGGGACGAAGCCGAAGGAGCCTACGACCTCGCCAGCGAAGCCTCCAAAACCCACTCCGTCATCGTCGAACGCTATTACCAAGGCAGCGATCACCGCATTCTCGTCATCAACGGCAAAGTGGTGGCCGTCGCCGAACGGATTCCGGCCCATGTGGTGGGTGATGATCACCACACGATCAGCGCATTGATCGATCGCACCAACGAAGACCCACGCCGGGGCGAAGGCCATGACAACGTCCTCACCAAAATCAAACTGGACAAAACCGCCACCGATGTCCTCGCCCGCCAAGGCTATAGCCTCGACAGCATTCCCCCCGACGGTGAGCGCGTTTACCTGCGGGCCACGGCCAACCTCAGCACCGGCGGCAGCGCCATCGATCGCACCGACGAAATTCACCCCGAAAACATCTGGATCGCCCAGCGGGTCGTGAAAACCATCGGCCTCGATATTGCGGGGATTGATGTGGTCACCTCAGACATCAGCAAGCCCCTGCGAGAGACCGATGGGGTGATCGTGGAAGTGAACGCCGCCCCTGGGTTTCGGATGCACGCGGCCCCCAGTGCTGGGCTACCCCGCAACGTGGGAGCCGCCGTATTGGATCTGCTCTTTCCCGATGGTGCGTCCCCCCGGATTCCCATCGTGGCGATCACCGGCACCAACGGCAAAACCACCACCACCCGTTTAATTGCCCATATTTTCCGCCAAACGGGTAAAACCATTGGGTTTACCACCACCGACGGCATTTATGTGGGGAATTACCTGGTGGAAAAAGGCGATACCACGGGCCCCCAAAGTGCCCAGGTGATTCTCAAAGACCCCACCGTCGAGGTGGCGATTTTAGAAACGGCACGGGGGGGGATTTTGCGATCGGGTGTGGCGTTTGATCAATGTGATGTGGGGGTGGTGCTGAATGTGGCGGCGGATCACCTGGGGATTGGCGACATTAATACCGTCGAACAGATGGCCCATGTGAAAAGTGTGATCGCGGAAGTGGCTGCGCCCAGTGGTTATGCGGTGTTAAACGCTGATGATCCGCTGGTGGCGAAAATGGCGGAACGGGCCAAGGCGAAGATCGCGTATTTTTCCATGGACCCGGACAATCCGGTGCTGCAAGATCATCTGCGGCGGGGTAAGTTGGCGGCGGTGTATGAAAATGGCTATCTCTCGATCATGGAGGGGAATTGGACGCTCCGGATTGAGGAGGCGAAAAATATTCCGATTACCTTGGCGGGGATGGCTCCGTTTATGATTGCCAATGCTCTGGCGGCTTGTTTGGCGGCGTTTGCCCAAGGGGTGGATGTGGAGGAGATTCGCCAAGGGGTGCGCACCTTCCAATTGTCGTCGGAACAAACGCCGGGCCGGATGAATTTGTTTGATCTCGATCGCTACCATGCCCTCGTAGACTATGCCCACAATCCGGCGGGCTACGAGGCCCTCGGTGGCTTTGTCAAAAACTGGCAGGGTCAGCGGGTCGGCATTGTGGGCGCACCGGGCGATCGCCGCGATGAAGATCTGATTCTGTTGGGTGCCCTTGCGGCGGATATGTTCGATCGCATTTTGGTCAAAGAAGACCAAGATCGACGTGGCCGGGCCGAGGGAGCCGTGGCGGATCTGATCGTGCGGGGGATTACCCAGGCCCAGCCCGATGCTCGCTATGAGGTGATTTTGAATGAAGAAAAAGCGATCGCGGTGGGGCTAGATGAAGTGGAAGATGGAGGATTAGTGGTGATTACGCCCGAAAGTGTATCGAGTGCGATCGCCTTGATCGAAGCCCGCCAACCCCGCTAA
- a CDS encoding cyanophycinase, with the protein MLQTESYSPKTQMPKPTKTAILVIGGAEDKVHGREILHTFFNRSGGSDAVIGIIPSASREPVLVGDRYRQIFSDMGAQRVELIDIRERSQGEDSYYLEYLEDCTGIFMTGGDQLRLCGLLAETPFMERVRERVQQQDLSLAGTSAGAAVMGHHMIGGGGSGESPNRALVDMTMGLGIIPEVIVDQHFHNRNRMARLLTAVAIHPDRLGIGIDEDTCAMFEHDGWLEVIGKGNITIVDPQSLSHTNQLDVSVSDPLSLHSLRLHILCHGDRFHLHQRRPLTPMTGEKSA; encoded by the coding sequence ATGCTGCAAACCGAATCGTATTCTCCAAAGACCCAGATGCCAAAACCAACAAAGACCGCAATCCTCGTGATCGGTGGTGCGGAAGACAAGGTTCATGGACGAGAAATTTTACATACCTTTTTCAACCGTTCCGGGGGCAGTGATGCGGTCATCGGCATCATTCCATCGGCATCGCGGGAACCTGTCTTAGTTGGCGATCGCTATCGACAAATTTTTTCCGACATGGGGGCGCAGCGGGTCGAACTAATCGATATTCGTGAACGCAGCCAAGGAGAAGATTCCTACTACCTAGAATACCTTGAAGACTGCACCGGCATTTTTATGACCGGTGGCGATCAACTCCGCCTCTGTGGGCTGTTGGCGGAAACCCCATTTATGGAGCGTGTCCGGGAGCGCGTGCAGCAACAGGATCTCAGTTTGGCCGGCACCAGTGCCGGGGCAGCGGTGATGGGCCATCATATGATTGGCGGCGGCGGCAGTGGCGAATCGCCCAACCGTGCCCTCGTGGACATGACCATGGGCTTGGGAATCATCCCGGAAGTGATCGTCGATCAACATTTTCATAACCGAAATCGGATGGCGCGACTGCTGACGGCGGTGGCGATTCATCCCGATCGCCTCGGCATCGGCATTGATGAAGATACCTGCGCCATGTTCGAGCATGATGGCTGGTTAGAGGTGATTGGCAAAGGCAATATCACCATTGTTGATCCGCAGTCTTTGTCCCACACCAATCAACTGGATGTGAGCGTGAGCGATCCCCTCAGCCTCCATAGTTTGCGCCTCCATATTTTGTGTCACGGCGATCGCTTCCATCTTCATCAACGTCGTCCTCTCACCCCCATGACCGGCGAAAAATCAGCCTAG
- the trmD gene encoding tRNA (guanosine(37)-N1)-methyltransferase TrmD has product MRFDLITLFPDFFTSPLQSGLLAKALQNQIAEVICTNPRDFTTDKHHRVDDEPYGGGVGMLLKPDPIFAAVESLPCLPRRDIILMSPQGEPLTHQLLTTLSHDYDQLVLICGHYEGFDERIRHLATREISLGDFVLTGGEIPALTLVNGVTRLLPGTVGKTESLKTESFATGLLDYPQYTRPASFRGWDVPEVLRSGNHAAIAQWRTEQQHHRTRQRRPDLWATWQRQAQNPPADPDSSGSP; this is encoded by the coding sequence ATGCGTTTCGATCTAATCACCCTATTTCCCGACTTTTTCACCTCCCCCCTGCAATCTGGGCTGCTGGCCAAAGCTCTCCAGAATCAGATCGCTGAGGTAATCTGTACCAATCCACGGGACTTCACCACCGACAAACACCACCGCGTCGATGATGAACCCTACGGCGGCGGCGTGGGGATGCTCCTCAAGCCCGACCCGATTTTTGCAGCGGTGGAATCTCTGCCCTGCTTGCCCCGTCGCGACATTATCCTGATGTCCCCCCAAGGGGAACCCCTCACCCATCAACTCCTCACAACCCTGAGCCACGACTACGATCAACTCGTCTTGATTTGCGGACATTACGAGGGGTTTGATGAACGAATTCGCCATTTAGCGACGCGGGAAATTTCCCTGGGGGATTTTGTACTGACGGGGGGAGAAATTCCGGCATTAACCCTGGTTAATGGCGTGACACGCCTCCTGCCGGGCACGGTGGGTAAAACCGAATCCCTGAAAACGGAAAGCTTTGCCACAGGGCTGCTAGACTATCCCCAATACACCCGCCCGGCTTCGTTTCGGGGGTGGGACGTGCCGGAGGTGTTGCGTTCTGGCAACCATGCCGCGATCGCACAATGGCGAACCGAACAACAACACCACCGCACCCGCCAACGTCGCCCCGATCTCTGGGCCACCTGGCAACGCCAAGCCCAAAACCCGCCGGCTGATCCTGACTCGTCCGGTTCACCTTAA
- a CDS encoding RNA-guided endonuclease InsQ/TnpB family protein, which produces MIVLEFKARVKPAQATAIDDAIRTSQFVRNKALRYWMDSQDVGKYDLSKLCKALAEEFPFAKKLNSMARQASAERAWSSISRFYEYGKKGIKPVGFPKFKKHSRSVEYKTSGWKLLGPKRIKFTDGFGIGELRLIGTYDLARYDESLIKRVRLVRRADGYYVQFCIQVNVQVQSEPSQKAVGLDLGLRYFIAASDGTVVETPQFYRKSERRLNRANRQKSRKYRKGAKPQSRNYHKARNRYARKHLRVSRQRNEWAKSIAYCVIQSNDLVAYEDLNVKGLVRNRHLAKSISDAGWSTFRRWLEYFGRKYGKATVAVPPHYTSQDCSSCGKRVHKALSVRTHHCPHCGYEADRDVNAAINILRLGLTTVGHTGSYTLGEIGPLAELEQSC; this is translated from the coding sequence ATGATTGTACTTGAGTTCAAAGCACGGGTAAAGCCTGCCCAGGCTACCGCTATAGACGACGCTATCCGGACATCTCAGTTTGTCCGTAATAAGGCGTTGCGCTATTGGATGGATAGCCAAGATGTGGGCAAATACGACCTTAGCAAGCTCTGCAAAGCGTTAGCTGAGGAGTTTCCCTTTGCTAAGAAACTCAATTCCATGGCGCGTCAGGCTTCAGCAGAACGGGCCTGGAGTTCCATCAGTCGCTTCTATGAGTATGGCAAAAAGGGTATTAAGCCCGTAGGATTCCCCAAGTTCAAGAAGCATTCCCGCTCGGTGGAATACAAAACCTCCGGCTGGAAACTACTGGGGCCGAAGCGTATCAAATTCACCGATGGCTTCGGGATTGGGGAATTGCGGTTGATCGGCACCTACGATCTGGCCCGCTATGACGAATCCCTAATTAAGCGAGTTCGCCTCGTTCGTCGTGCCGATGGCTACTATGTTCAGTTCTGCATCCAGGTTAATGTTCAGGTGCAGAGTGAGCCGAGTCAAAAAGCTGTTGGCCTTGACCTAGGGTTGCGGTATTTCATCGCTGCCAGTGATGGCACTGTGGTGGAAACGCCGCAGTTCTATCGTAAGTCTGAAAGGCGGTTGAATAGAGCCAATCGGCAGAAGTCCAGAAAGTACCGTAAGGGGGCAAAACCACAGTCGAGGAACTATCACAAGGCTAGGAACCGATACGCCCGGAAGCATTTAAGGGTAAGTAGGCAGCGTAATGAGTGGGCGAAGAGCATCGCCTACTGCGTCATCCAATCTAACGATTTGGTGGCCTATGAGGACTTGAATGTGAAAGGGTTGGTTCGCAATCGGCATCTGGCTAAGTCGATTAGTGATGCGGGATGGTCAACGTTTCGCCGTTGGTTGGAGTATTTTGGCAGGAAATATGGGAAGGCAACGGTGGCCGTTCCTCCCCACTATACGAGCCAGGATTGCTCAAGCTGCGGCAAGCGGGTACATAAGGCACTCTCAGTCAGAACCCATCACTGTCCGCATTGCGGCTATGAGGCTGACCGAGATGTGAATGCTGCCATCAACATCCTGCGCCTTGGACTCACTACCGTGGGGCACACGGGAAGTTATACGCTTGGGGAGATTGGGCCTCTGGCTGAGTTGGAGCAATCCTGCTGA
- a CDS encoding DUF3747 domain-containing protein: MFNLRHWFTALAACGLCLTSPLLTPPSSAAIFDNQRVDERRFILLASPFGVEKRSYQLLIVEQLSNRRPCWQEYDGEPTRVDPLLFNFDFSDICNRLTDSNGYSLRIGSEDLGWRFILSVVPQGNELVLMANSPREPNVRIPIGRTRGLADGYLKIHLDEGWELTRRTYQNRPLGHIYLTGDPQLVSVPSGGPVGINSGPLPSDSLPPAEREIIITPLPPRTAPVPQPPQQRPLPTPPVDPTPSDRPLPPPERRIPTL; this comes from the coding sequence ATGTTCAACCTGCGCCATTGGTTCACCGCCCTCGCCGCCTGCGGCCTCTGTCTCACCAGTCCTCTGTTGACCCCTCCCAGTTCTGCTGCGATCTTTGACAATCAACGGGTTGATGAACGCCGCTTTATCTTACTCGCATCCCCCTTTGGCGTGGAAAAACGCAGCTATCAGTTACTGATCGTCGAACAACTGTCCAACCGTCGGCCCTGCTGGCAAGAATATGACGGCGAACCGACACGGGTTGATCCTCTCCTTTTTAACTTTGACTTCAGCGACATCTGTAACCGCCTCACCGACAGCAACGGCTACTCGTTGCGCATTGGCAGCGAAGACCTCGGCTGGCGCTTTATTCTCTCCGTCGTGCCCCAAGGTAACGAGTTGGTATTAATGGCCAATTCCCCCCGCGAACCCAACGTTCGGATTCCCATTGGCCGCACCCGTGGCCTCGCCGATGGCTATCTCAAAATCCATCTCGATGAGGGTTGGGAACTGACCCGCCGCACCTATCAAAATCGCCCCTTGGGTCACATCTATTTAACCGGTGATCCCCAGTTGGTGTCCGTGCCCAGTGGTGGCCCTGTGGGGATTAATAGCGGCCCCCTGCCGTCGGACTCTTTGCCCCCGGCGGAGCGCGAAATCATCATTACCCCCCTTCCCCCCCGCACGGCCCCCGTCCCCCAACCGCCCCAACAACGTCCATTACCCACACCGCCCGTCGATCCTACACCGAGCGATCGCCCCCTCCCCCCGCCAGAGCGACGCATTCCCACCCTCTAA